GATCTGCTTCAGCTTGTACGTCAGCAAGCTCCGCTAAGTACTTCTCATAATCTTCTCTTTTTATGAGACCACTGCGAATATGACGCTCAACCATACGTACATCAAAAAGGATTTCTTTAGGAATATCTGACATAGTTCATACCTAATAAAACAATTTAATATATAACCCAATTGAGCGAGTATATAGGTTGGGTAATTAAAAACGTCAAGTAGTCTTATAAAAATAGCCTTATTCTTGCCTGCACCACCATTATTCGTAGTACAGGCAAGAATATAACCGCACAAAAATTTAGCTGCTTAACCGAGTACTGCGTCTTTATAACTCTTTGATAACCTCATTCTAACTACAGTCTTAGCTGGAATTTTGATAGGTTCACCGGTTGCAGGATTGCGACCGGTGCGAGCTTTACGCCTAGCTTTAACCAGCTTGCCGATACCTGGTAAAACAAAGACGCCTGCTTTTTTGGTCTGCATTACCGCAAGGTGTGCAACCTCATCGATAATTGCAGCCGCCGTCTTTTTAGGTAGTTCAAATTTTTCGGCGAAGTACTTGGTGACCTGACTTTTTGTCATCGCTTTCGTACCACTGGCCATCATCGGCTCCTTCGAGAGGGTTTTAGCAATGCTGTATGGAGCGGATACCAGAAGGAGCTTGGTTATTTCAACAGACTTTTGCTAATATTTGTGCATTTTCTTATTAATAAAAATGTTAGACGTGCTTGCGAGGAGCAATAAATCCAACTTTTTTTGAAAAAACGGCACAATTTTAAACACTTTTTAGTCTAAAAAAGAACTTATAAAAAAAAATTAAAATTAAAATTTCTCTCTAAGTTCAAG
This is a stretch of genomic DNA from Deltaproteobacteria bacterium. It encodes these proteins:
- a CDS encoding HU family DNA-binding protein, giving the protein MASGTKAMTKSQVTKYFAEKFELPKKTAAAIIDEVAHLAVMQTKKAGVFVLPGIGKLVKARRKARTGRNPATGEPIKIPAKTVVRMRLSKSYKDAVLG